CACATTTGGCTCTGCTTTGAGCTGGAAGTTCATGCAGATGGCTGAAAAGGTCCCTTAGAACTTCCACTATTCTAAAACTGTAGAAGCAATATAATCAATTACAGAGGCAAAGCCTTTTCTTGAATGTTACAGTTCATATATGATGTGGTGAGAAACTTAATTTATAGTTGGTACGGAATGCAAAATCTTCTCATTTGTCTGCATAAAGCTGAAACTTAATCAGAAAACACTGGAATACTCTGTATTCAGCATAGTAACAGTGTGAATCAGAGTAATATTAAGAACATTTTATTCCTCATGTGTTAGACATCTTTAAACTTAGTAGATGTGACTCAACATACTCTTAGTGAAGCTCTTTCAATAAATTTGAGGGTTGTCAGAAAGATGGTTGAAAAACATTCAGACTCCATGCTGGCAAGTGGGTACATCCTACAGGCATTCAGTGATTCTTGCTAGAGCTGTTTTCACATGCCAGTTTAACAAAAAATGTTACTTTAGAAATCCTTGTTTCTAAAAGGCTGCCTGATTTCAGTCAGGCAATGGTGCACTTTGTCCATCCAGAACTGAGGTTACAAAAACACCCAGCTGAGTGCTGAGTACATTTGGAAAGCATTGcttccttctgcagctttttataatgttcttttttttttgtttttaatttccttggcagtgttttgttttacatATTATCATCtactcccttttttcctttctttttttcccttagtattaccaaagctgctgctttatctctgggttttttttaaatggcagtcACTTCCATGGCTTTTGAAGTCAGTAGCTAAGCAAATTGTATCTAGAAGCTTTTTCTTAAGGTAATGGGACTTGGAAGGTTAAATGCTCTGGCTTAGGTGAGGAACACACAAAGCATAGAAGTGCCAAACTGCCAAAGCTGAGTGGAGCCTGTGCCTCAGAGCACAGTAACTGAGCCTTGGAGGTCTCCTGTGTGTGTCCAGCAGTGGAGTTTTATCCTGAGCTGAGGAAGCCTTGCACTGCCATGGTGTCTGTTCCTGTTGCAGGTGAAGGAACTCTTCCGCTCCATGCGTGTGGAGTACTATGCTCTGGAGCTGGATGTAACTGGTGAgtaggagaaagaaaatgtatcctcttctgctgcttcatgTAACTAAGAATGAGTGACTGCATGATTCCTTAGGCTGTCTTGAACTAATTGGGGGATATGTGAAACaagtaaaatatgttttaatatatGCAGAGATAAAGGCAAGTAGGCTTTAATGTGGATTTTATAcaggatttgtttttaatataattgAAGGCTTTGACTCTGTAAAAATTATCAGGTGATAGAAGATGTGAGATCTGATTTCTCTCCAAGGAGCTATGACTTCTGGGGGAAAagcctgggatttttttcctactcctGGTTCTCTTGTGGCTTGAGATGAATTGTTACTGTTTGACTTAGTATATGGGTGACCTTCTTTGGGAAAGGTGCTGAGTCACTGGAAGGAAGGGTAAATTCCAGTAGCTTGGCTGCTGCTAGTTTCAAgttgttttttcccttaaagTCCCAGCTGTTCTAGTTTTAGGACATGTGCAGTGCCTTATCTGTATATGGGCATCATGCATGTAGCTTTTAATGtagttttaggaaaaaatagtttcttctAAGctcttaaatgcatttttagtaAGCTGTTGAGTgtctattatttatttttttctgtacaaaattaaagttttcaatgctttttttaaagttctaatgccttttttttttttcttaagcaatgTTTGGTAGAAATGTAGCTATTTATTCATCTCTTCTTAGTTACTTTTACTTCTTATTCAAGTTGTCATAATGTGAATTAGTTATAGGCCAGTATATGTAAAGTACAATGCAcagcctggttttttttcctggaattacTTCTAATTAGTAATATGTTTCCCTTGCTGTTGCTGCGATTACTGATGCTAAATAGATACAATcttagaatgaaaatattttagtcaaAGTGATTACTGTAAAGTCCCAGTCCCACATTTACTGCTGAGAGATCCAAATTGAGCCTGTGTGTAGGTGCTGATGATTCAGATGACAGGTCAGGTCAAGCAatgataatttcaaaattagaaAGTTTCTGACAGTGTGGTGGGTAGAAAAAGTAGGAAGGTAGCTTTAGGGTAAGTAAAAAAGCATGTTCATACTTCCCTTACCCATCATCTCATAATACAAAGCTGCTGGGCAAAATTATCTGCCTGTGCACACAATATACTCCAAAATAAGATAATTCTCATTAAAGAAATGTGTGATCATCTGTGATAGCTGGGAAAGAATTTTTGTGTAGTATCAAATGTGGCACTGTCAGAGACAGATAAAAATGCTTGAAGTATAAGAACTAAACTCTTACTACTTCTCTGTTACTCCGTTCTGTAGAATTGTGGCTTGAAATAccaatttaatttctgtatttaagcCTGCTCCCTTGAGAAGTAGTTTGTAAAGACTTGCTTATGTCCAGGAAACCTACAAACAGAGTGTTTATAGTAAAATTGTTGGCTTGGCAGGCCTATAGTATATCACAGTCCAAACTTTTAATACTTCAGGTTGTTCTAATAGCTCTTTTCCTGAAATCTGTTTATAATGTAcacatttcttttattcttagATGATGGAGCCAGTATTCAGCAAGTATTGGCAGAGATGACCAACCAGAGGACAGTGCCTAATGTGTTTGTGAATGGAACTCACATTGGTGGCTGTGATGCAACATATCAGGTACCATGGCtttaaaaatcagctggaaGTAGACAAGACTGAGTGAATTTGCTGTTTGATCATAGTTAAATTTTGTGTGATGCAGTAGACTGGGTGACATCAGTCAGAGGAGGCGGTGTTATCAGTTATTTGCTCAGAAATGTGTGctaatttgattatttttttctttttctctctcaggcTTATCAGGATGGATCACTGCAGAAACTCCTTGGGGACAACCAAATTCCAGAACCCTATGAATATGATCTCATTATTATTGGTGGTGGCTCAGGTGGACTTGCATGTTCTAAGGTATGATGTGAAAATGGCATTAAAGAGCAGGTGGTATGTGAAACTGCTTCAAGAATTAATCTCTCGGTTAATTATATTGGTATAAAACAGTCTATATTTTGATGAGTATTACTGTTCAGCTTGTTAATTGATGTTAACTATGCCTTCTTATATGGTGTGTGCTCTAGCCCCCAAACATCATGGTAGTGCTCCATTGAAATGTCTCCATTTTGTCACCCTCTTTTCCATCCATGAACATGCCAAGTCAGTTCTGcccttctgaaagaaaaggagagctaaaagcataaatatttctttgggtGAGGTAGAAGAGAATCATAGGCTGCTGAGCCCATCTCTAGGCTTTTGGCAGTATGGGAGAGTCTGGATGCAGCATTGAATATGCAAGGAGCCATTCAAAGTTTGGAAAAAAGTCAGTTCTTGGGGGATTTCAATTTTTGTCTAGGGAAGGAGATAGAAGAGCCATATATGATAATGACTGACTCGTAAGGGTGGTAAGGAAGGCTTCTATTAGTGCTAAGTGTATCATGACCATGAATGGGTGGACAGCCTTGCTTGGTTCAGTAATGCTGACTGGTAATCTCCGTCTTTTAtaggaagctgctgctttgggaaagaAAGTAATGGTATTAGATTATGTTGTTCCAACACCCCTTGGAACCTCATGGGGTAAGCTTTTTTTATCTTGTATTTGATGATGTTTTAGTACCAGTGACACATACTGAGATGTTAGATATTATGGATTTGTGTTCTTAGGAGTTGAGGCTGAATTCTTGTAATTCTGGTACACAGATAGCAAGAGTTATTTTCCTGGCATGCCTGCTGCTTTTCTAGATGGTTATTTCTGTTTTGGGCATTGCTAACTCTGTTCTTTGTTAAAAGTTTTTCTAGCTTTGATCACTTTCAAACCATGTCTGGGTTGCGTGTGTGTCCATGTTCACATTCTAATGTTTGTTCTATTTTGTAGACAACTGATAGGCTTCCTTTAGTGCAGTGACTCCATGGCTATGTATGTCTCACCTTTCCCTAATTAAGGATAGCTGCTGGCCACTGGCACTGAGAATGAGTAAGGAACTTCAGTGTAACTTCTATGGAGTCAAGGAATGAATGTGCTCTTGTAGATAGTATTTCAAGCACAGACATATTTCCAATGCCACCTTATAGATGATATAAAATTGTAGGAGCTCTGGGCTTTTTGCCTTGCTTACTTGACAGCCTGTCTGAAGTCTGAAGCCTTGTGGAGTAAGTAACCAGTGTCTGTGTTTGATGTGCTGTACCTGTCTTGGGTCAGTGAGTCTAATAACATCTTAAACCAAATACAAGCTTAGTGTGTTCATTGTATTTAAGATGTCCCTTGCAGCAGAAATCTCATGTTACTGGTATGACTACAGCAAACCTCCCTGAGTGATATGAGTGACTATTCAAAGTATGTGATAGGGAAAGTGTAAATTCTGTTCATGGAAGCAATAATGTGGTTCTTTCCATCTTAGGACTTGGTGGCACGTGTGTAAATGTAGGCTGCATTCCTAAGAAGCTGATGCATCAAGCAGCACTTCTGGGTCAGGCACTCCAAGATTCAAGGAAATATGGGTGGCAGTATGAAGAACAAGGTTGGTAAGAACACAGAGGGCAGACCAAGACTGTACAGATGAGACACTGAACTCAATTGTTCTTGTACTTCGGACTTAATAAATTAGAGGCAGAGTTCAGTACTTTCTTAGGTGAATCAGAAGGCTTGAGTCATAGAAACCTTCGGGGTTGAAATTTAATTGTGCTTTGTTCCCTGTATTAACTGAATTAAATGACAGAACTTCTAGAATGGGCTTAGTTCAGATAGTAACAAGCCACATAAATATTAACATAGTAGAAAAAGACTTAAATATGTATTGTCATTACTGATAAGGTGTTTTCTTAGCATGATGTACAATGGCTAAGTTAAGTTTTTCTTAAGGGGCACATTgcacttttatttccttaaatatgAAATCAGTGTCTTGTTTCAGTTAAACACAACTGGGAGGTCATGGTAGAAGCAATCCAGAACTACATTGGTTCTTTAAACTGGGGCTATCGAGTGTCCTTGAGAGAGAAGTCTGTGACATACCTCAATTCTTATGGAGAATTTGTGGAACCACACAAAATTAAGGTATgatctgcatttaaaatacttacCTGGGAGGGAAAACTCATATTCTAGAAGTGCCTTATAAAATGCAGCACCAGAAAGGCTTTATCTTAACATTGCCAAGTTAGGTCAACTGAAGTTAATAACTCATTTGTGAAGTTactgattaaaataattgttgtaCTTTAGTACCTGCCACTGTGTTTGCAAACCTAGTTATGCAAGAGTGATGTGGATATGTGTAAACCTGTGTCTTGTAAGAATAGAGGAAGGTGGTCTCAGTTTCTACATTCATGACTGATTTCAGCAGCCTGAGTGAGGAgatggggaaagaaaggaaactaGATGTATGATTTTGCAACTTTGAAAATCCTCATACTAAAGCTTAAAAGCTATAGAAATTAAAGTTAGATTAAGTGCTTGCATAAGAGCTCTGCTAGAACCTTGTGCTGTATCAGCATACAAATTAAAGTGTCAGTTTTGCAAGACAAAGCTTGTTCTGGCAATCATGCTGTAACTGATCATACTGAAGCAAGGTTAACCTAGAAGTGCATATTGAAGTGAACTGTTTCACTCAGTGGGATGTAATTGTCTGTTTTCAATATCAAGGCTGAATTACTGATGTTTTCAACAGAGTCTGGCACTGAAAGACAATAGTAAATTCAATTTACCTCGTGTGCCACTTGTTCAAGTGTCCAGGCCACTTAAGTGTCCCTAATCAATAAATGAAGTAGAATAGAGAGACTTCCCAGCAGGAggctggactagatgacctcctgagatctcttccaacctgaacTACCTGTTGACTCAATAGGGAAAAAGTTTTCCTTCATCTATGATTGAAAACTAACAAAGAGCAAGAATGAAGGTCAGATTTTGTGAGAGATGCATTGGCAAGATGAAATTTCCAAAGACCAAGGGTCTCTAGAGGTCAAATTAGTTAGAATTCCTGCAAGGTTGGGTCTTAGGAACTCTGAACTGAAATCATGTAACTACTtacctttttaaatttttttattaatatttttacattaGCCTAAGAACTAATTCATGTTATGCTGTCCCTTGCATTGTGTTGGCTTTTTATTGGGGGGGATAAGGGGGTTGTCTTAATTTGTTGTGACTTTTTATAACTCAGAAGTCAAATTGTTATGAATAATTCAATCTAAATTAGTAGTTTAAATGGGCAGGATTCAGAATAAGGGATTTTAAGTGATCTAATGGAAGAAAAGCCTGATAGTCTGTGATTTAAACCTGTTGGTCTTCAGTGACCTGCATGGCATCTCTAGTTTGTTTAAAACTGCTTATTCAGGAAATAATTCAGGAAAGGATTGCATAGCTTTTATCTTAAAGCACATGAAAATGTCTGTCTTAACTGTCTCTTCGTCAACAGGCAACTAACAGAAAAGGGCAAGTAACCTATCACACAGCAGAGACTTTTGTCGTGGCAACAGGAGAAAGGCCAAGATACCTGGGTATCCCTGGAGATAAAGAATTCTGCATTACAAGGTGAGatgaaaaggcacagaaaactGAACTTGTCTGCCTTAGTGTTTGCCAAGACAAACAAGCTTGTGTTGGAAGAACCTTGTAACTTAGACTCCTTCTCTTTTCAGTGATGacctcttctccctgccttACTGCCCTGGCAAGACTCTGGTTGTGGGTGCTTCCTACGTGGCTCTGGAGTGTGCAGGGTTTCTGGCTGGCCTGGGCCTGGATGTCACAGTGATGGTGAGGTCCATTCTTCTGCGGGGTTTTGACCAAGAAATGGCAGAAAGAGTCGGTGCCTACATGGAAACACACGGTGTGAAGTTCATCAGGAAGTTTGTACCTGTTCAGGCAAGTGCTTCCTtcagctttcttcttttaacaCATCATTACTTTAAACAGTACGTGTAAAATGCAGGTGTTGTCTGGGAAGGCTTTGGCTCtgtgcagaaataaatgttttatgagACTGAGCTTTTTTTACTGCTTAATGATAGATTAGTAGGTCAGTGCTTGAATGACAATGGAaatgagctctgctgcttcaggtCATTCTAAGCTTACAATAATTTACACAGGttgagcagctggagcaaggAATGCCAGGAAGACTGAAAGTGACAGCAAAGTCTACTGAGGGACCAGAAATCCTTGAAGAAGAATATAACACCGTGAGTATTTCTGGATTTGAAATAAATGGCTATAGatgcacatgaaaaatattgaaatactttttcttgAACAACTTAAAAAGTTGTTCATGTAAATtgctggcagggaaaaaaaaaagtgaaaattcagtatttgtCTTCAGTTGAATGCTATTAGCAAAATGGGTGAAACTTTTAGTGCCTGGAATTTAGTTCATATAAACGGTGtggttgtttctgtttttgttttgatttttctgtttgttgcaTCTCTAAAACATTGGACATGGAAGAAAGTTGTTTGTGGCTCTTTCAAATTTTGGAAAGAACAATTTGAAAGTCATTTTATTCATATGCTTCAGTTTTTTCACCAAAAGACTGAGGAAAATCTTATTTTATACTTGTCTTGCATAAAGttattgcatttaattttgggggttttttaggttttgctAGCCATTGGTCGTGATGCATGTACCAGGAATATTGGTTTACAGACAATCGGTGTCAAAATCAATGAGAAGTGAGTATTGCTGAACTCCCTAAAACCACTGAatgcaaggattttttttatctctgtaaAAATACCGCAGGGAACCgatgttttttaaattctcacTCTTATATATGGCAGTTATGTGAACCTTTGAAACCTTTTTTGTCCTGAATTTGAATACAATTGTCCATTAACATAATCTCTTTAATATGTTCCTTGTAAACAACTATTCTGAGTGAATACGTACTGGTTGGTCGTTGTGCTGCAAGCATAAAGCTGTATAATAATCAGGTGAAAGATTGAGTCCAAAGATGTCTGAGCATCTGTCATTAGCCAGGCACTGTTGTTCGTGTCAGAACTGGCCCACTGAATACAGACTTCAGCTGTGTGTCAGAGTTCAAGGTGACTGATGCTCTGAAGTTTGCAGTTGAAGTAAAAAAAGCATAAGTATATTTAATGAAATGAGCTCAGTAGTTAGAATAGAGTTTCTCCCCTGTTTTTTTGCAGAGATCTGAGGAAAGTTGTGATGCTGAATTCTGTGgtcttctgtttgttttaaaggaatGGCAAAGTCCCTGTAAATGATGAAGAACAAACCAATGTGCCTTATGTTTATGCAATTGGGGATATCTTGGAAGGAAAGCTTGAACTTACTCCAGTTGCCATTCAGGCAGGGAGGCTGCTGGCCCAAAGGCTGTATGGGGGTAGTTCCAGAAAGGTAAAGC
This DNA window, taken from Ficedula albicollis isolate OC2 chromosome 12, FicAlb1.5, whole genome shotgun sequence, encodes the following:
- the TXNRD3 gene encoding thioredoxin reductase 3; protein product: MAPPPGQTRLPDWEGLKLRVQTLIASHRVMIFSKSYCPYCNKVKELFRSMRVEYYALELDVTDDGASIQQVLAEMTNQRTVPNVFVNGTHIGGCDATYQAYQDGSLQKLLGDNQIPEPYEYDLIIIGGGSGGLACSKEAAALGKKVMVLDYVVPTPLGTSWGLGGTCVNVGCIPKKLMHQAALLGQALQDSRKYGWQYEEQVKHNWEVMVEAIQNYIGSLNWGYRVSLREKSVTYLNSYGEFVEPHKIKATNRKGQVTYHTAETFVVATGERPRYLGIPGDKEFCITSDDLFSLPYCPGKTLVVGASYVALECAGFLAGLGLDVTVMVRSILLRGFDQEMAERVGAYMETHGVKFIRKFVPVQVEQLEQGMPGRLKVTAKSTEGPEILEEEYNTVLLAIGRDACTRNIGLQTIGVKINEKNGKVPVNDEEQTNVPYVYAIGDILEGKLELTPVAIQAGRLLAQRLYGGSSRKCDYINVPTTVFTPLEYGSCGYPEEKAIDVYGKQNLEVYHTLFWPLEWTVPGRDNNTCYAKIICNKQDNNRVIGLHILGPNAGEVTQGFAAAIKCGLTKELLDETIGIHPTCAEVFTTMDITKSSGQDITQKGC